One genomic region from Quercus robur chromosome 4, dhQueRobu3.1, whole genome shotgun sequence encodes:
- the LOC126722816 gene encoding G-type lectin S-receptor-like serine/threonine-protein kinase LECRK3 gives MATTTLPHCCSLLLLLLILPLLPTVFSAYPKDDCDKMPILPFVARPGIGPFIKSPLGEFAFGFHPLESSEKENQFLLAVWFNKTKDPTIVWSANGNKPAPEGSELKLVRNKEFVLNDPDQDSELWKPQMNGSSKSRCFVMLDNGNLVILDEQYNSIWESFNKPTDTILPGQILNMNTTLRSHQSETNYSDGRFEVSLQLDGNFVLYYLLSEKIRRPYFATMTLQWISVLNFTEDGRMYILDANNSTNIYGLAEKNPGSKESFYHMARIDPDGGFRIYRFPRKENPTSDGLESCSSSSWNEVQSIPDDICGRFDANTFVGGFCGLNGICQTLGGSSGVAQFSYLDPSNYWGGCKPNFPLPSCDNGWEANKGHVTLEPLSYVDWPFSDYSFLEGVNETECKQQCLDDCMCAVTIYEKTGDFCWKKKYPLSNGRYSINITRKAFIKVLIDPGSEKKGQSTVVVLALLLGSSAFLNILFFSASIVAIIYLYHKRRNSRWNIDSTLATNVRSYTYKELEEATRGFKQIVGKGAFGTVYKGVLASDSKRFVAVKKLGKVVEEGEKEFKTEVSVIGQTHHKNLVRLLGYCDEGQNRLLVYEYMSNGSLASFLFGISRPHWNQRVQITFGIARGLMYLHEECSTQIIHCDIKPQNILLDEYYTPRIADFGLAKLLLAEQTRAARTGIRGTIGYFAPEWFRKASISVEVDVYSFGVMLLEIICCKSSVAFALGEEEALIDWAYECYKDKKLDKLIENDEEARNDMKRLERLVIVAIWCIQEDPSLRPSMKKVTQMLEGVIEVSVPPSRSLFTSSPPSFKK, from the exons ATGGCTACTACAACACTTCCTCATTGTTGTTCTCTGTTGCTTCTACTTCTAATTCTTCCTCTCCTTCCCACTGTTTTCAGTGCCTACCCCAAAGATGACTGTGATAAAATGCCGATATTACCTTTTGTTGCACGGCCAGGAATTGGTCCATTTATCAAGTCCCCTTTAGGTGAATTTGCCTTTGGATTCCATCCTCTTGAAAGTAGTGAGAAAGAGAATCAATTTTTGCTTGCAGTTTGgtttaataaaacaaaagatcCAACTATAGTTTGGTCTGCAAATGGCAATAAACCAGCACCAGAAGGTTCAGAACTGAAGCTGGTGCGCAACAAAGAGTTTGTTCTCAATGACCCTGATCAAGACAGTGAGTTATGGAAGCCTCAAATGAATGGCTCTTCCAAATCCAGATGCTTTGTTATGCTGGATAATGGGAACTTGGTGATTTTAGATGAACAGTATAATTCTATATGGGAAAGCTTCAATAAGCCTACTGATACAATTTTGCCTGGCCAAATACTAAACATGAATACCACACTCAGGTCTCACCAATCTGAGACTAATTATTCTGATGGGCGCTTTGAGGTTTCGTTACAGCTGGATGGCAATTTCgtgctttattatttattgtctgAAAAAATTAGAAGACCTTATTTTGCCACTATGACACTGCAATGGATATCAGTGTTGAACTTTACCGAGGATGGACGCATGTACATCCTAGACGCAAACAACTCCACCAACATCTACGGCCTTGCTGAGAAAAATCCAGGCTCAAAAGAATCTTTCTACCACATGGCTAGAATTGATCCTGATGGAGGATTCAGAATATACAGATTCCCCAGGAAGGAGAACCCCACAAGTGATGGACTTGAGAGCTGTTCTTCTTCATCCTGGAATGAAGTGCAAAGCATTCCTGATGATATATGTGGCAGATTTGATGCTAATACTTTTGTAGGTGGGTTTTGTGGACTCAACGGCATTTGTCAAACTTTAGGTGGTTCAAGTGGG GTGGCTCAATTTTCTTACTTAGACCCATCCAACTATTGGGGAGGGTGTAAACCAAATTTTCCATTACCCAGCTGCGACAATGGATGGGAAGCAAATAAAGGGCATGTAACGCTTGAACCGCTTTCATATGTGGACTGGCCGTTTTCGGATTATAGCTTTCTTGAAGGGGTTAATGAGACAGAGTGTAAACAACAATGCCTTGACGATTGCATGTGTGCTGTGACCATTTATGAAAAAACAGGTGATTTTTGTTGGAAGAAGAAGTATCCTCTGTCCAATGGAAGATATAGCATAAATATTACGAGAAAAGCTTTCATCAAGGTACTTATAGACCCTGGTTCAGAGAAGAAAGGCCAGTCTACGGTAGTTGTTTTGGCACTACTCCTTGGCAGCTCTGCATTTCTCAATATCCTTTTCTTCTCAGCTAGTATAGTGGCTATTATCTACTTGTACCACAAAAGACGGAATTCACGATGGAATATTGATAGCACACTTGCAACAAATGTGAGAAGCTATACATATAAAGAGCTGGAAGAAGCAACTAGAGGCTTCAAGCAAATAGTGGGAAAAGGTGCTTTTGGAACGGTTTACAAAGGGGTCCTTGCATCAGATTCTAAAAGATTTGTCGCAGTCAAGAAGTTAGGTAAGGTGGTAGAGGAAGGTGAGAAGGAATTCAAAACAGAAGTTAGCGTGATCGGTCAGACTCATCACAAGAATTTAGTCCGTTTGCTCGGTTATTGTGATGAGGGGCAGAACCGGCTTCTAGTATATGAGTACATGAGTAATGGCTCTTTAGCTAGCTTTCTCTTTGGGATATCCAGGCCTCATTGGAACCAAAGGGTGCAAATTACTTTTGGAATAGCAAGAGGTTTAATGTACTTACATGAAGAGTGCAGTACTCAGATTATCCACTGCGACATAAAACCTCAAAACATACTCCTAGATGAGTACTATACACCAAGAATTGCTGATTTTGGATTAGCAAAGCTTTTGTTGGCCGAGCAAACTCGAGCAGCTCGGACAGGAATAAGAGGGACAATTGGGTACTTTGCACCTGAATGGTTTAGGAAAGCATCTATTTCAGTTGAGGTTGATGTGTACAGTTTTGGTGTGATGTTACTAGAGATTATTTGTTGCAAGTCTAGTGTCGCATTTGCACTGGGAGAAGAGGAGGCATTGATAGATTGGGCTTATGAATGCtacaaagataaaaaattagataagttGATAGAAAATGATGAAGAGGCAAGAAATGATATGAAGAGGCTAGAAAGGCTTGTGATTGTAGCAATTTGGTGTATTCAAGAAGATCCTTCACTGAGGCCCTCAATGAAAAAGGTCACACAAATGCTTGAGGGAGTGATTGAAGTTTCCGTTCCCCCAAGCCGTTCATTGTTTACTTCTTCTCCGCCTTCATTCAAAAAATAG